TCTTCGTTCTCCCCGTGAATGAAAAAAGAGACCAGTTAAGAATCGCTGATCTCCCCTTCATAAACGATAACCCTCGCATCCCCGCCTAGCTGCGCGTCAGCCTGATATGGGAGTAACGGACAGGCACGTTACTCCATAGGGCCACGCCCGCCGCCGGCTCCGCAGCGCCGGCGTACAGCAGCAGCTGGTCCAACCAGACTTGCAGGTTGGACCCTGCCTTGCGGACGAGGAACGTGTGACTCGTCCCTCGTAGCTCCCGCGCGTCCGCTGAGACGCGCGCACTTTCCCGCTGATCCGCAGCGATCAGCGAAAGCCCTATGGCGCCCGGCTTGGCGGCGCCGGGCAGCTCGACATCGGCGGCGAAGGTGAACGAGCCGCCGAGCAGAGACGCAGCAAGCGTTACGCTGCGCCGCTTGCCGTCCCTGGCCATGCAGCTGAGCTCGCCATGCTGCATGCGCCAGTGCGCGCCTTCCTCCTCCGCCCAGCCATCCCGCTCTCCCTCGCCGCACTGCAAATTCAAATAACGAAGGAATGACTGCTGATTCTCCGGAGTCAATTCCATATGCTCCGTCAACGCTGCTCCATCAAAGAACGCAGAAGCAACATGCGTGAACATGCCCACGCGTCCAAAGCCTGAGCAAACGTCCAGCTCCAGCTTCACGACATCATCCAGAGCTACGTTCACCCTTCGCCCTAATTTGGTGACAACGAGCCTATGATAGCGTTCATACGCAAAGTCTGTCTTCAAGGAAACCTCTGCCGCTTCCAGACATACGCCATTGACTACCGTCTCTACAGCCAGTTTACGCTGTCCGGCATCTAACAGAACACGGACGTAGTTCCACGCATCCTTATAGCCGATCAAAGCCCCGTACTGCCCGCCCATATGGCCGGGAACCCATTTCGCGTTGACTTCGTAGACATAGCTGTCGTAGCTTTCCTTCGTAAGTGCCAACCTGAACCCGCTACTACTACTCTGCAAGGCTTGCCCCTCATGAATGTGCCAACTACCGGATAGAGCCTCCCACAATGAAGACAACACGCTTCCATCCTCTTGATCAAAGCGGTCTATCAAGGACGGCAATGCCGGCGCATTCTGCTCCGTCCACGTTGGACCGGGCACCCACATCCGCTCCCCATTCCATAGAAGTGGGTCCATGCGCAGCTGTCTTTCTTCCCGCCCGGGCTCAGGGCTCCTGCGCGCATCGCGCCCATGATACACAACCCATGGATCCACATTGTTCGGAGCCATAACAACAGAGTTATGCCCCACACCCTCGACCTCAGCGTTCTGCTTCAGAAGCGGTGCATAGGTCGCATCATTCGGATACTTTTGCCATCTTTGCCGACTAAACCCCGCAGCCTCTAAAGGCTCTTCACTTGCGGAATAACCGATATAATAAAAAGGCTTCGTAAAGGCATTACCGCTATACATCACATACCCGCGATTCTTGGCAGTCAAATAAAAAGCACCCTCGATCGTATGCCAATCCCGCCCGTCACCAAAACGGTTCTCTTCATAGATCTCCTCATCCATCGTCGGTTTCACAATCAAGTGAGGATTCCCGGAAACGGTCATCGGATCAAGGAGGCGGTCAGCCAAAATGACCGTGCCCGGTCTATCCGGGTCGGCTCCCATCACCTCGTTCGTCGAGTAAAACAGGACTAACTCTCCCTTAGCGTCTTTGACCACATGGGCGTCGATACTGAAGGTATTGAACAGGGTTTTACGGTATGTATAAGGACCGGCAGGATGGTCCGCTACCGCGACATTTAAACGCTGCTCATGTACATCTTCGCTGTCTGCCTTCATGGACGAATAATAGAGATAGAACCGTCCGTTCTCTATCAGCACACAGGGGCCCCAGTACTGCTTCTCCTGAGAGCTTCGATAGGCATAACCGAGATGCCGCCACTCGGTCAGATCCTTAGAATGGAGAACAGGGATACCGTCAATTCCGGTAGCAAAGCAATAATACTCCCCGTTATATTTGATGACATAAGGATCCGGAAATACCGCATGCGCCGGGTCCAAAGGCATACCTTGCTGCGTAACAGGCAATGGATTCTGATAGAATCTAGTGCCGACAGCAGATAATCCATATACAGGCTTAAACGTGTCTTTCATCGCAGTTCCTCACTATTCTTCCGTTTTTGAAGATCCAATCTACTCCTTATGCATCATCGAACGATATTGATTCGGCGTCACTCCGGTATGATCCTTAAACACACGGTGAAAATGGCGCATATTCACAAATCCGGTCTTCTCCGAAATGGCTTGCAGTTTGTCTTCCGTCGTGAGCAGCAGCTTTTTCGCCGCATCGATACGCACCTCGGTTACATAATCGATAAACGGCTTACCCTTTTTTTGCTTAAAAAGCGTGCTTAGGTAAGAGGGATTCAAGAAAACCTTCTCGGCTACCGCTGCTAAGCTAAGTGGTTCTGCATAACACTCCGTTATGTAGTCTACCACGATCTGAACCGGATCATGATGAGTCTGTTTCTTGCGGCTGCCCATGGATGCTGCCAGATTACCGACCCAATCCGCGCAGAAGATCGCCAGCTCTTTCCGGTCTGTAATCTCGCTTAGCTCCGCTAGGATATGCTTGATATCGTTCTCCTTTGCCCATTCTTCTAAGTGAGGCAGTCCTACAGCCAGCTCATAAAAGTGAAGCAGCATTTTACAGCATTCCTGAATAATGAAAGCAGGCGAATTAGCCTGAGAGCAAAGCTCCGTGACAAAACGGTTCACTTCCTCTCTGGTGTGCTGCTCTTTTCCCTCGTATAAACCCATTTCAATGCTTTTCCATTCCAGAGGGAGCAGCTCCTTTTCCGAGGAAGAAGCCGCAACCTCGTTATATTCGATGACACGGTCCCCGCCCTGTACCAAGCGATACAGCAAAGCCATCTCCGCTTCCTTGTAGGACCTCGGAACTTCATCCAACGAGCGCGCGATGCCGCCAATGCCAACGGTTACAGTTAAGTGGGACATGCCCTTGATTTGCTTTCGAAACAAGCTTCCGAATTGCTGAAGGAAGTCCGGTGTTTTGGCAAAGGTTGAGGCATGAACGACCGCTGTTACTTGAGAGGTCCCGTCCACAAACGCTAAGCCCTCTCCGGATTGATCCAGCATTTCCTGTAAAAACTGCTTAATGTAAAGCAGGAATAAGGCAGGGTCCTTTTGAAAATAACGCTCATCCTCAATGGACTCTCTGTCCAAGCTTACGATCATACAGATCAGGTCCTCATCCTTGCAAGCGATGCCCAGCTTCTGAAGCATGGGATGCTCTTCCTCGTGAAGCCTTCCAGCCACCATCGCTTCTAGAAAATGCTGACGCATGAGCTGCTTGACCTGCAAATCTTCCCGCGATTCCGTCTCCTTGCTTTGCTGCGCTATTCTGATTTCCTCTGCGGCTTGCAGCAGCGCCTTGCTCAGATCTTCTCTGGTCACAGGCTTGGTTAAATAATCCCTTGCCCCCAAGCGCAGGGAGTCCCTCGCAAACGAAAATTCATCATACCCGCTCAATACGATAACCATCACATTGGGATATTTCTCTTTTAACACATATTGAAGCCCGATTCCGTCCATCTGAGGCATGCGAATATCCGTAATCACCAAATCAGGGCTGTGCTCGCTGACCAGCTCAAGCGCTTCATAGCCGTTGCGGGCCTCCCCGACAATATCCCATTGGTCGCTGACTTCACGCACCATTTTGCCAAGCCCGACACGAAAGATGGACTCGTCGTCCGCGATGATGAGTTTATACATGTCCGTCCTCCTCCTTCCGAAGCGGCAGATGAATATGAACGACCGTTCCTTCCCCCGCCCGACTATCGATGGATAAGCCGTATTGCTTGCCATATCTCAGAACGATACGCCGGTGTACGTTGATGAGCCCGTAGCCCCCAGGTCCCTCTGGTGCCGTTTCTCTTTGCAGGCTTACCCTCAGCTCGTGCAGCCGCGATTTGCTCATGCCGACACCCGTGTCTGTGACCGTGATATGAAGGATATCGTCCTCTTGTACTGCCGAAAGCTCCACCACACCTACACCCTCGGCCTTCTCAATGCCATGCATGACGGCATTTTCGACGATGGGCTGAAGCATGAACCGCAGCACGCTGCATCCGGCCAGCTCCTCGGGAATCTTCGTCTCGAAGCGAAGCCTGTTATCCGAACGCACCTGCAAAATGCTCATATAGCCCGATACGTGCTCGACCTCTCGGCGCAGCTCCACTTCATTGCTGTCATTGCCGCCCACGCTGTATCGAAGCAATCTGCTCAAGTTATTCGTCATCTGCACAACCTCGGTATTGCCCTGAACGTCTGCGTACATGGAGATTGCGCCCAGCGTGTTGTAGAGGAAGTGGGGATTGATTTGGCTTTGCAAAACGGCAATCTGTGAGTTTTTTTCGCGGATTTCCATCTCAAATAACCGGTATCCCAGCTGCTTCAGACGGGAAGCCATGATATTAAACGTATGTCCAAGCTGTCCAATCTCATCTCTGCTCGTAATCGGAATGGACACGTTCAGTTCCCCGTGCTCCACTCGTTTCATCAGATTTCTAAGCAGGCTGATCGGTTTCGTGATCCGAACCGCGATCCATATGGAGAACAATAACGAGATCAATAAACTAATGCCCGCTGCCAGCAAAATAAAATTCCGGACGACATTCATGTCTTTTAATAAAAAAGCGACCGGCACAACCTCAACAATTCTCCATC
This genomic window from Paenibacillus hexagrammi contains:
- a CDS encoding sensor histidine kinase; this encodes MKRSLLQAYKDQPLLTKLILFHFVLIAPLLIMGYIMYNSFVSSMEQKVGNDQEDLIQQLAINIDTYMEELNRLSLSPYQDASVMEYLKTPRNPEDVLSIDQLWRLRQFVKQLSLNGRVDIRGVALYGIQGAAYIDRPDVPDGQYNPEWKQEAWYQKVLEGSGRVWFIGDHTYVSNRGGTYQVFTLARELLDLDNGQTVGYITLDVDSSVLKGMLEQVSVDYDKDMYLLEKSGDIAFTRTDREPPPIVKGLQGAGNLHLSKEGKIVIYNTSKVTGWRIVEVVPVAFLLKDMNVVRNFILLAAGISLLISLLFSIWIAVRITKPISLLRNLMKRVEHGELNVSIPITSRDEIGQLGHTFNIMASRLKQLGYRLFEMEIREKNSQIAVLQSQINPHFLYNTLGAISMYADVQGNTEVVQMTNNLSRLLRYSVGGNDSNEVELRREVEHVSGYMSILQVRSDNRLRFETKIPEELAGCSVLRFMLQPIVENAVMHGIEKAEGVGVVELSAVQEDDILHITVTDTGVGMSKSRLHELRVSLQRETAPEGPGGYGLINVHRRIVLRYGKQYGLSIDSRAGEGTVVHIHLPLRKEEDGHV
- a CDS encoding glycoside hydrolase family 43 protein, producing MKDTFKPVYGLSAVGTRFYQNPLPVTQQGMPLDPAHAVFPDPYVIKYNGEYYCFATGIDGIPVLHSKDLTEWRHLGYAYRSSQEKQYWGPCVLIENGRFYLYYSSMKADSEDVHEQRLNVAVADHPAGPYTYRKTLFNTFSIDAHVVKDAKGELVLFYSTNEVMGADPDRPGTVILADRLLDPMTVSGNPHLIVKPTMDEEIYEENRFGDGRDWHTIEGAFYLTAKNRGYVMYSGNAFTKPFYYIGYSASEEPLEAAGFSRQRWQKYPNDATYAPLLKQNAEVEGVGHNSVVMAPNNVDPWVVYHGRDARRSPEPGREERQLRMDPLLWNGERMWVPGPTWTEQNAPALPSLIDRFDQEDGSVLSSLWEALSGSWHIHEGQALQSSSSGFRLALTKESYDSYVYEVNAKWVPGHMGGQYGALIGYKDAWNYVRVLLDAGQRKLAVETVVNGVCLEAAEVSLKTDFAYERYHRLVVTKLGRRVNVALDDVVKLELDVCSGFGRVGMFTHVASAFFDGAALTEHMELTPENQQSFLRYLNLQCGEGERDGWAEEEGAHWRMQHGELSCMARDGKRRSVTLAASLLGGSFTFAADVELPGAAKPGAIGLSLIAADQRESARVSADARELRGTSHTFLVRKAGSNLQVWLDQLLLYAGAAEPAAGVALWSNVPVRYSHIRLTRS
- a CDS encoding response regulator, which codes for MYKLIIADDESIFRVGLGKMVREVSDQWDIVGEARNGYEALELVSEHSPDLVITDIRMPQMDGIGLQYVLKEKYPNVMVIVLSGYDEFSFARDSLRLGARDYLTKPVTREDLSKALLQAAEEIRIAQQSKETESREDLQVKQLMRQHFLEAMVAGRLHEEEHPMLQKLGIACKDEDLICMIVSLDRESIEDERYFQKDPALFLLYIKQFLQEMLDQSGEGLAFVDGTSQVTAVVHASTFAKTPDFLQQFGSLFRKQIKGMSHLTVTVGIGGIARSLDEVPRSYKEAEMALLYRLVQGGDRVIEYNEVAASSSEKELLPLEWKSIEMGLYEGKEQHTREEVNRFVTELCSQANSPAFIIQECCKMLLHFYELAVGLPHLEEWAKENDIKHILAELSEITDRKELAIFCADWVGNLAASMGSRKKQTHHDPVQIVVDYITECYAEPLSLAAVAEKVFLNPSYLSTLFKQKKGKPFIDYVTEVRIDAAKKLLLTTEDKLQAISEKTGFVNMRHFHRVFKDHTGVTPNQYRSMMHKE